In the Podospora pseudocomata strain CBS 415.72m chromosome 5, whole genome shotgun sequence genome, one interval contains:
- a CDS encoding hypothetical protein (EggNog:ENOG503PHS7) produces the protein MAPTLQPRQVVVTDSSGSSGGGLDTGAIVGIVIGTIAGILLLWWIIRSCTKPNRRPDPDRQGWYDDTPPRRSRSRSTHSHRHHHHHGRHHSRSHSRRRSTSRPVILEKPARGYAIPVAPQQAYVYPSAGRSRSRSQGRYHASGY, from the coding sequence ATGGCACCAAcactccaaccccgccaagtCGTAGTTACCGACAGTAGCGGAAGCAGCGGCGGAGGCCTCGACACCGGCGCCATAGTCGGCATTGTCATCGGCACCATCGCGGGCATCCTCCTGCTCTGGTGGATCATCCGCTCCTGCACAAAGCCCAACCGCCGCCCTGACCCCGACAGACAAGGCTGGTACGACGACACTCCCCCTCGCCGGTCTAGGTCCAGGTCTACACACTCTcatcgacaccaccatcaccacggACGCCATCACAGCAGAAGCCACAGCAGAAGAAGGTCCACTTCTCGTCCTGTTATACTGGAGAAGCCCGCGAGGGGTTACGCTATCCCAGTCGCTCCGCAGCAGGCGTATGTCTACCCCAGTGCGGGCCGgtcgaggagcaggagtCAGGGGAGATATCATGCTTCTGGGTATTAA
- a CDS encoding hypothetical protein (EggNog:ENOG503P3TR; COG:G) — MARISAEHIHEILESEARLHVQSKRQHRASFGHFERTGTNEQRHKHRDRSKYRRSEEIPRVPEPSPPTVALPLIIDDDDPILDFPPERWIASMIGNTGMLYRFSDDLVYKSNMTSREVELMEAAGSLTMRPLSRVVWKGSRPSTGTKAVIMEGGEPFRARRIPIHKRHKCVVEMFLVVENLHKRGIVHGNIKESKFIWGNCRPTSFSPGQQQQPAKRLKMVDFAGARFIEENKDRWNSLHVTNSYLTPKRMQCLEQGLPLPAPTVFDDYYSLAITLWSFLTGKTPGNRQFNRKYIKKEDLAEVEDEMIKGWIRKVFTMAGCKIVSGADLEEYLAAKAAKRSQQEEYHRQRHSTGSRGYGETEHSYQRPPSRRESSREGSSPPERQRPSSLGLYEEYELSPRMQKQTRAPTPARRLSEQEPERGGRRRG; from the coding sequence ATGGCCAGAATTTCGGCAGAACACATTCACGAAATCCTCGAATCCGAAGCCCGTCTCCACGTCCAATCAAAGAGACAGCACCGCGCCTCGTTTGGACACTTTGAACGCACCGGCACCAACGAGCAAAGACACAAACACCGTGACCGATCCAAGTACCGCCGCTCCGAGGAGATCCCCCGGGTCCCCGAGCCCAGCCCTCCCACCGTCGCACTCCCGCTCATaatcgacgatgacgacccCATCCTCGACTTCCCCCCAGAAAGGTGGATTGCCTCCATGATAGGCAACACGGGCATGCTCTACCGGTTCTCAGACGACCTCGTCTACAAGTCCAACATGACCTCGCGGGAGGTTGAGCTGATGGAAGCAGCCGGCAGCCTCACCATGCGGCCGCTGAGCAGGGTAGTCTGGAAAGGCTCCCGGCCCTCAACCGGCACCAAGGCCGTAATcatggagggtggtgagccCTTCCGTGCTCGGAGGATTCCCATCCACAAACGGCACAAGTGTGTCGTCGAGATGTTTCTCGTTGTGGAAAACCTACACAAAAGAGGCATCGTCCACGGGAATATCAAAGAGTCAAAGTTCATCTGGGGTAACTGCAGGCCtacttctttctctcccggccagcagcagcagccggcgaAGAGGCTGAAGATGGTTGATTTTGCCGGTGCGAGGTTCATTGAAGAAAACAAGGACCGTTGGAACTCACTTCATGTGACGAATTCGTATTTGACGCCAAAGAGGATGCAATGTCTTGAGCAGGGGCTGCCGTTGCCTGCGCCGACGGTGTTTGATGATTACTATTCTCTTGCTATCACCCTTTGGTCGTTTTTAACAGGAAAGACGCCGGGGAACAGGCAGTTTAACCGGAAGTatatcaagaaggaggacttggccgaggtggaggatgagatgatCAAGGGGTGGATTCGAAAGGTTTTTACCATGGCGGGGTGCAAGATTGTGTCGGGggcggatttggaggagTATCTTGCTGCGAAGGCGGCGAAGAGGTCGCAGCAGGAGGAGTATCATCGGCAGAGGCATTCCACCGGTTCGAGGGGGTATGGGGAGACGGAGCATTCTTATCAGCGGCCGCCGTCGAGGAGAGAGTCATCTCGTGAGGGGTCGAGTCCGCCGGAAAGACAACGGCCTTCTTCGCTGGGGTTGTATGAGGAGTATGAGCTATCACCTAGGATGCAGAAGCAGACACGGGCCCCTACCCCTGCAAGACGTCTTTCTGAGCAAGAGCCggagaggggtgggaggaggcgtggATGA